One region of Gemella haemolysans ATCC 10379 genomic DNA includes:
- the rpsI gene encoding 30S ribosomal protein S9, translating into MAQVEYRGTGRRKSSVARVRLVPGTGKVVINNREMREYLPLESLVLDLMQPLEVTSTTGNYDVLVNVNGGGYTGQAQAIRHGIARALLEVNPEYRKDLKPVGL; encoded by the coding sequence ATGGCACAAGTAGAATATCGCGGTACAGGACGCCGTAAAAGCTCAGTAGCACGTGTAAGATTAGTACCTGGAACAGGGAAAGTTGTTATCAACAATAGAGAAATGCGTGAATACTTACCATTAGAATCATTAGTATTAGATTTAATGCAACCTTTAGAAGTTACATCTACTACAGGTAACTATGACGTTTTAGTTAACGTTAACGGTGGAGGATACACAGGACAAGCTCAAGCAATCCGTCACGGAATTGCACGTGCTTTACTAGAAGTAAACCCAGAATACCGTAAAGACTTAAAACCAGTAGGATTA